CCCAGCTCGCGCGACAGCCGTTACCGAGTCTCGCCCGCTCGCGCGAGAGCCGTTACCGCGCCCCGCCCGCTCTCGCGAGGCCCGGGTTCCACCTCGCCATTGGCTGTCCGCCTCGCGGCCGCAGGTCGCGTGCGCGGGGGCGCTGAGGGGCGGGAATCCGCGGCGGGCGGTGGTGCCGCCATGTGCTCCGGGGGGACGCTGAGCATCCTGCGCAGCGACTCTTACGCCGAGCTCAGTCAGTACCGGGACCAGCACTTCCGGGTGAGCGGGGCaccgccgctgccgccggggGCGGGGGCCGTGCGGTTTGCCAGGGCCGGGCTCGGGCCCAGGCCCGGTGTCGGGTCCGCCGCGGGGTAACGCTGTCGTTGCGGCTCAGGGCACACGGTACGACCAGGAGCGGCTGCTGAGGAAGAGCTGCACGCTGTACGTGGGGAACCTCTCCTTCTACACCACGGAGGAGCAGATCCACGAGCTCTTCAGCAAGAGCGGCGACATCAAGAAGGTCATCATGGGGCTGGACAAAGTGAAGAAGACCGCCTGCGGCTTCTGCTTCGTCGAGTATCCTTCTGTGGGCCCGGGCCGCTGGAACCGGGTGGGGCGGCGGCTGGTGGCGCTGGGGCGGTGGCTGGTGGCACCGCCGCAGGGCTCGGCAGGGCGTGGGGGAAACGGAGATGCAGGCCCTGGGTCACGGGAAAGTTACTCGAGGATGAAAATATTCGGATGCCGAAGTGTCTGTGGGTGTCCCGGGCGGAAGAGGGCAGACATGCACAGCACATCGAGTGGGGTTTAACCTGTTTGCTATCGTCCTGATACCTCAAACCAGACACTTTTTAGGTACTTGGCCTTTGCACTAGAAGTGTATTCTCAGTGCTCGACTAAAGAGGGGTTTCTTTTCATATATGCATATGCATAAAGATGGTATCTTGCATCCTTGAGATGTGTTGACTTCAGTATGTGCAAGTCTTTGAAGATCATTCTCTTACTGGTCCCAGCGAATGCACAGCAATGGTGAAAGTTTGCAGTATGAATGGAGCATGCATGAGACTTTTCATTCCTTATTTAGTAACAGAGCTTTATGCTTTTGAGAGTGAATGTAATTAAAGAACTTGATCCAATATATAGATTTTTAATATGCTTGGATTCCTGCATATTGCTCTGTTTCACTAGCAGTTTTCATAGCCCACATAGCTTCATAAAAGCAGTTTAGAAGCAACTGAGCAGGAGCCTGGTTCAAGCAACTGCTTGGGTTTGTAGCCTGTttgatattgttctttttccctgtgttgGATCATAGAAgcgtgtttttttggttttgttttgtttttttcattaaccAATTCCTAAGGTATTACACAAGAGGAGATGCTGAAAATGCAATGAGATTCATCAATGGAACAAGACTTGATGACAGGATCATAAGGACAGACTGGGATGCAGGATTTAAGGAGGGTAGACAGTACGGTCGTGGAAGATCAGGGGGCCAGGTAGGTTGTTGTGCAGTCTAGTTTTTAAGGGACTGGCAACTTTGccaaattgtttctttttgaatgAACATATTCAGAACAACTTCAGCAATAATGACTTACAAATTATTGTTTAAGATAGCACTATATGTTAGTTTGTAAGACATCAGTGATAATGTTATCCACTAAGAGTAAATAACTTTTCTGTACATTTTGCTGAAGGTGCTTTCAGAAACTTCTTAGCTGCTTCGGCAAATAACGCTTATTTATACACCCAGAAAATGCAAGGCTGTCAAGAACACAAAGAGCAGCACTTAACTGTCCTAAAGTTGAGCAGGTAGCAGATCCTTTTACTGCTAAAGTATGAGGCTGTGTCCTCACTTTGGCTGTCTTGATTAAGGAGTCTCCCTGGATATTATCACTTGGAAGATACCCttaggatcatcgagtccaactataacctaacctatgaaaaaggaagttagtTTATGCTGTATTCTGCGCTCGTGCATGTTGTGTCTTGTCTTCTTATCAGTCAGCTCCTTGTGGCAATTTACATGCTGTGAACTCAGTTTTACTATATTCTGATGGTGTAATAGTTTTTGAGAATTTGTTTGTCTTTACTGggtttcccttttttcctctttcgtAAGGTCCGAGATGAATATCGGCAAGACTATGATGCTGGAAGAGGTGGCTATGGCAAAATCGTTCAATGCCAATGAAAGACTTGTCAGCCTCGCAGGAGAGCTAAAGCTGCGTTGTAAGTGTCACAAGGCACGAAGTAGGTCTTTGCACACAAATTTATGTAGCTAGAAATTCAGAGAAACTACTATCTGCGTTCCAGTGATTACATAGTATGTTCAGTATCTCCCATTTTAATACCAGGATCCAAAGCATTGCAGAGTACATAATACAGAGGACCAGGGAGCAAGGTTTTAAGCAATAGGGCATGTAAAACAGGTCTCTAAATGCTGCTGTAACTCTGCTAAAAGGAACAAGGGTTTAGTGCTATGGTGCTTTTTTCAATGGCAAAACTTGATTATTCTCTCACTGGGTTTTGTTTACATTGGTATCACAGAGTGGAGAGCAGCAATAAAGGAGGATTGTTGCATGTttcagagatgaaagaaaaagggcCTGAAAAGGAAGTGGAATTTCTAGGGAAATATTCCAGTTTCTAGGGGAAGACTTGAGTTGCAAATTTTTTAAGGTTACTAGATTAGCATCCTTTTACACTGATTCTGTACCTAGCACACCTACATGAACAGCCACAATAAAACAAGTCAGATTCATAGATTCATATGCCCAGGAATAGTAAAGTGAGAAGCAAGGCTAGCAGAGAGCAGACCTCTACGAAGTATAATGCGATTGCATGACATTGCATGATTCAGAACCATTTTGCTTTGTGGGATAGAGAGAACAGCAAGTGTAAGAATTACAGTAGCAGTTATTTTTACTGCTGGAGCACTAGTATTTTGCTCCTGCCTGGTGCTCTCTGCAGCTGTAATATTTGAGGAACAGTATCTTTCTTGTGCCTACAAGTGTGGCATGAAGCCAAGTTAACCTCAGTTAACCTCAAAAATTGGATGTTGGAGGAACTGTGTGTATAatgagaaacttcttctcaaaaTAGATTTTCTATTTGAGAAAATGAATGTCAGAtgaaggctaaaaaaaaaaaaaacaaaacacaaaaaaaaccaaaaaaagttTTAGGAGGAGCCTTACTTTCTACTGAGCATGTGGTAAGAATGGTAAAAGAATTGCCGGACTGTATAGATTCTCTCCTGCTGCCCAGGATCTTGTTAATACTGTGAGTTTGTATGATGGCAATGTGATGTACTGCAGgtatagaaataaaatcaattagTGATCCCAAGATCTGTGGAATTGACCTGCTGAAATGAAAtagtttaaaaggaaatgttacAGGgctttggattattttttatgGACTTCTGAGTTCTTTGAAAATGATGAGTCATAATGTTTTGTCCAAATATCTGGTTGTCCGTGACTCCTTAAAAACCTTTTAAATAGTAAGTGTGTAAAAGTTGGCCTTTACTTACTGAAGATATTGTTGGAAATCTTGATGTGTTTCTTGTGTACGGTTTGTCACAACTGTGACTGTAAATTGGAAATACAGTGAGGTAGAACAACTGCAATGAGATGTTGCTTACTTACGAAGCAAGGTTTTGGgtgggctttgttttctttggcacATAGCGTAAAACTAGATTTTTCAGGATCGCTTGGTGCTGGTCTGCAAACGAGACTTTGTTCAAAGATCCCTTTTTCTATATAGTACATTTGATTACGAGTTTACAGTCTGTAATCTGCTTTAGGAAGctctgaagtttatttttcattgtatcATTTTCTATAAAAATTTGTGTTACCAAAACTCTTAAGTCACTTTCAAATAAAGCTGCAACATTAAAATgtattgttatttcttttaacaGAATCAGTGAAAGGAGCTATATTCAGCCTCTTGTCCACATCCTTTATTCTAGCATCTTTTAAGACGGAGAGAGTGAATATTCCTTCCCTTTGACtggattttcagttttgttcagTTCTTAACTGGATGTTGAAAAATGTTTGGTTAATGCTCTTTGTGCTGGTGATTTTTAGATTGctgaacagaaattaaattatttactgATATTGAAGTGGATGTGAAAGTCCTTTGTATAAAACGACTAGTTTTCAAAGTGCACTTCCTTATAAAAATGaggtttaaaattatttttgttgtaaaTGCTTGCAAGACAGTTATTCTCAGATGACATGAAAGTGATAAGCTTTTCCTTCAGCTTCACACGACTGTCTTTTGCTGCATACATGGGATATGTAtggaaagattttgttttaaagtaaagtTTTCTATCTTGAGAGAGGTTTCAAtcaaaatggcatttaaaaGAACATGATATATCATGTGAaaagtcttagtgtctcaaaagcacagagaagaaaTTACTTGAACGTGGTTCAATTTTTGCCTTCCCTAGTTGAAGTCAGACATGGCTCTTCTGAAGGTAGTGCTTAACAAAAGTAACTGAATTAACACTTTAAAACTtccctgtggggctgctctAGCTTTCTTCTGTGCCAGTTTGTTGTGATTAGGTTCTCTTGGAAGTGTAGGTTCTCTTGTGACTTTTATTGACATGCTAGTTCATTATGATTATATACACATTCATAGAAGTTTAAGCTCTATACTAGCTTTTCTACATACTTGCTTGTCATAATTATGTACTCTTAGGGAACTGTATCCTTAAAGAAACACAGCAGCTAAAAATGTGAGTGGATGTTTAGGTATGTCTCAATGGAAGAGAGGCTGTTATGAATTAAGGCAGCGAGAACTTCAGTCTCTCCCTCAGACTCTCATGCAGGCTCATGGTGGGTGGATTTACTTGACTCTGTGGCACCACTAGCTGCAAATAAGGCTTATATTCACAGTATTTGAGTCTTTGTAGTGCCATGTAAAATCAGTAGAGTGTATACGGGATCATCAGAGACCTTCATTTTCATGACTAACAAAATAATCTCTGTTACCAGTGTACCCCTGCAGTGTTGTTTCAATGTGATCTTTATGTTGGTCAGGTTACTTATTACCCTGTGCAGCAGCAAAGCTCTTGCTCAGGCTGGTGCCAGTGCAACCACTGTCGGTGTTAATGTAATGGTTCTTTACACACAGACAATtccaaaagacaaaattattgaaatatttaagcTAATATCCAGCACCACATCTTCCTTATCTTGTTGGATTAGGCTTCTTGTGAAGGTAAATTTGATTAATAACTCTACTAAAATCAAAGGGATACAAATACACAAAGGTAGGCCTGCCCTTCAGGCATCTGAAGTTCCCAGTATAGTGTCCCATTATAGACATAACTAGTCATGGTCAATTCTAGAAGACAAAATTTGAGAGAAATATAGATCACAAAAGTCTTTCATAATCACCTACATGTGTAGTATACTCTAAGCCTGACCCAGAGAGGTCTTCTGTAGATTCTACTTTCTTGATGCTTCACAGGAGTCTTCCATGTTCCATTCTAATTTCTGGGCAAATTATCTATGTATGGAAAATCCATAAAAATGCACCTTGTATGCTAAGACCATAAAAATTCACCCAATGACTGCACCACAAAGGTAAGAAGGATGTATTGTATCCACGTCAGTTGAAGATGGAGttacatgaaaaagaaagtttgcTGACCTTCAGAAACTACTTTCCAAAAGCATGAGAAATCCATTCTTGTGTATGGGTTCCACCGTTTATGAAGATTATCTTCCTGCCATGCTGCTTGCCAACCTGCTCTCCTCAGTGAGGTAACATTCTCCAAGGTTTAAGCTTCTACCTGAAGGCTATTTGAGTGTCTACTGGGgttctttacagaaaaaaaaatatataaataggtAGCCAAACTATTCTTTGCAACACTTAGTAATTAATATGTTTAGATCTGATGCAAAGAATCTGAGCTCAAATAATTCAAGCTTCAAACACTTGAGGAGCAGGACGAGTAAAATGCCAGATGGCTCCTTCTAGTGACTACAAAATTAGCAAGCTTTTATAGCCTGACATTGTGAAAGGGGTTGCTGAAAGCTGCCTTGTGCAACATGCGATACAGTCTCAAGATTTTGCTTTGGTCTGTGTTGTAAAAATGGACAAAAAACTAATTTTCATCTAGAGACCATTTTTCGGAGTGGAGGCAACAGATAAAGATTTGTGGGTTTGTAGCCCATTGCTGTTCCTCTGTTGAGCAACAGCTTAGTTGTCTTTTACACTGAATATTGCAATATGTGGTATGCTGGTCTGTGGTGACTCTTCTTTCCCCACCCCCAGTAACCTCAAGGTTTTGCCAAAACCACACCTGTGATATTGAAGGAGGGCTTGACTCTTAGATGCCCGATCTATACTTCACAACCTCCTATTAATTATGTTGTGTGTAACTGTGCCAGCAAATCCCCTTGTGCCAAAAGTCTGTTTTTCAATCTCTAGCATTTTATGAAATAAACTACTATATTACACACAAGATAAATGTATGCAGCTTGACAAGACAGTAGACAAGGTCTTAAATGTCTGGTGTGTTTCTGTGGAGTTACAGTTGTCTTTCAGGCGCTTTGCAGACTTTATTGCTTCAGAGTATCTCTGTGGAAAAGTGCCCATTTTTTATCTTACATATTTTTGATCTATGACATAGGGCTTCTGCTGTGTGTGATTAGCCTGTGGTGGATTAGGAGCTGAGGCTCTCAATCTCAATCCTAGCTCTGACAAGACTGTCTTTCCTACCTGTGCGGAAGTATTTCACGACACAGTAATATGGGAGTGTAAGGAAGACACACTCAGTTTGGAAAGACGAGCAGTACTTGCAGGATACAAGTCATCTCTTTTAAAACACCTTTGCAAAATAATCAGAAGTATCTTAAGTAGGAATCTAGTGGAATGAATCCTCTGAGTGCAGGACTGACATTCCTTGCTTCTCATTATTACCATCCAAAGTTACAGCTAGAAAACGGTTGAGTAAAGACTGTTTAAAACTTCCATTTCCTCCCCAGGAGCACTTTCTTCTGGATTTCCAGAGGGTGATGGCTGTTCACGGTGCTTCTCAATGGGAACAGGACTGCAGGGAATGGCTTTTCACATGAATCCCTCCGCAGATTGAAGAGTCTTGGTTGTTCATTGCATCTTTGTGCTGTGGCTAAGTTTGGCAGAAGCAGTAATCTAAGAGTGCATGACCTGAATGAAATGtagaggtttggggtttttgtttgttttttcatttgaggGCCAAATCTGAGTTACTCCTAATGCAGGATTTTATTGTTTTGAGGGTGCTACAGCGACATTTGCTTTAGCAAACCCTTTCTTTATTGTTCAGTAAGATCAGCCGTTCTGGTTGAATGCTCCTCCCAGAAGCTTTCTCTTTGCTCTCCAGTGCTCATCTCTGGCTATGTAAAAcctgtttgtattttattgttttatccATCAGCAAAATCTAGACAAAGGCAGTGGCTTCTGCCCTGATAGGAAAATCTACCACTGTCCCAGAAGCCATATGAGAGGCTGAGTCAGGATTTCAGAAGCCAGGTTGCATAGAGAGAAACTGAAATACCTTCCATCAAAAATGTGAATTAAGCATTATGCAGTTAATGACTGGGAAATTCACCTTTCTGGAGTGCCTTGAGAATGAGTATGATTTTCAAAATCAGACTACATCTTAAATAATtatgttgggttttattttatttaattagagCTACctctaatttcctttttaagGTAGGCCATTTACTGATTCTTCTAGGGTTGATGTTTTTCAATTAGGAGACTATTGAACCACAATTTATAGTATTTCAGGTATGgttaaaagactttttttttcagaaaaaaagatagaaaataaataggagATAAAATTTactattttgatatttttccaGTCACATGCAACAGATACAAGCATAAATTAGCATAACTGAGTCAGTTTGTAATTATATTTCTGAACAATGAAGCTTTTCCGTTCTGTACCAATCTCTTCCTGCAAGCCACAATTTGAAAAGGAGATTCTGATTTTCTAGTTAGAATAGGCAAAAATGTGTTAAGTATTAGTAATACGTACTTGTTTTCAGATTTGTAGCACACATGCAGTTTGAATTGCATCAAACTGAActtgtttcagttttctgacttgattttattactttaaaataatgctcttattattttatactttgtgtctttatatatttttacGAGGAATTTTTCTGAcgtaagtaaaaagaagtgttgcTAGTCTGCTCGCCTTAATTTGATTATAAATTGGTGCTTTTTGTCGTGTGGTTTTCTGTAACATCACTGTTTTGCAACATCTTAAATCATtttttatgaaaacagaagCCCTGTCAGCTTGTCATGCTGCCACAAGATGTCATGAGAAGCCGTGTCTCGCTTCGAGATGCATGTGCTGTGTGAGCCCTTGGCGATCAGGTCAAGTGGTTGTTCTGGAACGATGTGTTCCAAAAGCATCTTGTTTTACCCTACAGTTAATGCCATGTCGCA
The sequence above is a segment of the Columba livia isolate bColLiv1 breed racing homer chromosome 9, bColLiv1.pat.W.v2, whole genome shotgun sequence genome. Coding sequences within it:
- the NCBP2 gene encoding nuclear cap-binding protein subunit 2, which translates into the protein MCSGGTLSILRSDSYAELSQYRDQHFRGTRYDQERLLRKSCTLYVGNLSFYTTEEQIHELFSKSGDIKKVIMGLDKVKKTACGFCFVEYYTRGDAENAMRFINGTRLDDRIIRTDWDAGFKEGRQYGRGRSGGQVRDEYRQDYDAGRGGYGKIVQCQ